A DNA window from Scomber japonicus isolate fScoJap1 chromosome 14, fScoJap1.pri, whole genome shotgun sequence contains the following coding sequences:
- the zbtb18 gene encoding zinc finger and BTB domain-containing protein 18: MEFPDHSRHLLQCLSEQRHQGFLCDSTVLVGDVQFRAHRAVLASCSMYFHLFYKDQLDKRDVVHLNSDIVTAPAFSLLLEFMYEGKLQFQDLPVEDVLAAASYLHMYDIVKVCKKRLKQKATAEADSTRREEDGSSCSDKADSLSDGSTGRPATADLLHSDEEEEGKAEGGPVWLRLPTADRPGTPAIATTSPGHSEVETQAGEGLGERGKLLSPAGSPTSSTGSLSQRSHRSVSSRGGHRGRRVSNDAADCVLDLSVKPIAGSNHSNHHQSYFSGAATPDSLQSPLAVRVKVERGVASEEEEELGGGDYEMEHSGITKATVPSTNGGLTHHGVGGPLSAQRRLGLEAHLSALREASLASELEREEKPSATADDEDILAGENERAQAEAASMDNSLLPYVSNMLSAQHTQIFMCPLCNKVFPSPHILQLHLSSHFREQEGIRSKPAGDVNVPTCTICSKTFSCMYTLKRHERTHSGEKPYTCTTCGKSFQYSHNLSRHAVVHTREKPHACKWCERRFTQSGDLYRHIRKFHCELVNSLSVKSEPLALPNVRDWAIEDSSQELWK; this comes from the coding sequence ATGGAGTTCCCAGACCACAGCAGACATTTACTCCAGTGTCTAAGCGAGCAGCGGCACCAGGGCTTCCTGTGTGACTCCACGGTGCTGGTGGGCGATGTCCAGTTTCGTGCTCACCGTGCTGTGTTGGCCTCCTGCAGCATGTACTTTCACCTCTTCTACAAGGATCAGCTGGACAAAAGAGATGTGGTGCACCTCAACAGCGACATTGTCACAGCCCCAGCGTTTTCCCTGCTCCTGGAGTTCATGTATGAGGGCAAGCTGCAGTTCCAGGATCTTCCCGTAGAGGATGTTCTGGCAGCGGCCAGCTACTTGCACATGTATGACATTGTCAAGGTGTGTAAGAAACGTTTGAAGCAGAAGGCCACAGCGGAGGCAGACAGCACGCGCAGGGAGGAGGATGGGTCCAGCTGTTCCGATAAGGCCGACAGTCTCTCAGACGGTTCTACAGGCCGGCCTGCTACTGCCGACCTGCTGcacagtgatgaagaggaggagggaaaggcaGAGGGAGGACCAGTGTGGCTGAGGCTGCCGACCGCTGACAGACCAGGGACGCCAGCCATAGCGACAACCAGCCCAGGGCACAGTGAGGTGGAGACGCAGGCTGGGGAAGGGttgggggagagagggaagcTCCTCTCTCCAGCCGGCAGCCCCACCAGCTCCACTGGATCTCTCTCCCAGAGATCCCACCGCTCCGTCAGCTCTCGTGGAGGGCACAGGGGCAGGAGAGTGTCAAATGATGCGGCTGACTGCGTCCTGGATCTGTCAGTCAAGCCGATTGCCGGTAGCAACCACAGTAACCATCACCAGTCCTACTTCAGCGGAGCAGCTACACCAGACAGCCTCCAAAGTCCATTGGCTGTGAGGGTGAAGGTTGAGCGGGGCGTGGCttcagaagaggaagaggaactgGGCGGTGGGGACTACGAAATGGAGCACAGTGGCATTACCAAGGCAACGGTTCCCAGCACCAATGGGGGCCTGACCCACCACGGGGTCGGAGGGCCTCTGTCGGCCCAGCGGAGGCTCGGCCTGGAAGCGCACCTGTCTGCTCTGCGAGAGGCCTCTCTGGCCTCAGAGCTGGAGCGGGAGGAGAAGCCCTCGGCCACAGCGGACGACGAGGACATTTTGGCGGGTGAAAATGAGCGTGCCCAGGCCGAGGCGGCCAGCATGGATAACTCCCTGCTACCTTACGTCTCCAATATGTTGTCAGCTCAACACACCCAGATCTTCATGTGCCCGCTGTGTAATAAAGTTTTCCCCTCCCCGCATATCCTCCAGCTTCACCTCAGCTCCCACTTCAGGGAGCAGGAGGGCATCCGCTCCAAGCCTGCCGGAGACGTCAATGTGCCCACCTGCACCATCTGCAGCAAGACCTTCTCCTGCATGTACACGCTGAAGCGCCACGAGCGGACACACTCCGGTGAGAAACCCTACACCTGCACCACCTGCGGCAAGAGCTTCCAGTACTCACACAACCTCAGCCGCCACGCAGTGGTGCACACGCGTGAGAAGCCTCATGCTTGTAAGTGGTGTGAACGGCGCTTCACGCAGTCTGGGGACCTCTACCGACACATCCGCAAGTTCCATTGCGAACTGGTCAACTCGCTGTCAGTGAAGAGTGAACCGCTGGCACTGCCCAATGTCAGGGATTGGGCGATTGAGGACAGCTCCCAGGAACTGTGGAAGTAG